The following coding sequences lie in one Pirellulales bacterium genomic window:
- a CDS encoding glycosyltransferase, producing MSNAFRGQVVVVVGRASHHGSDSIFSHNPAATLRRAPHHPHHPTGAAAIRIAFCITELQTGGAERALVELAARIDRQQFQPIVYSLGPPPRPPHDELPARLAAAEVPVVYLNATRPWHAAGSVWRLARHFQQRPPDVVQTFLFHANFIGRLAARLAGVPHVVAGIRVAEQQQRWHLWLDWATSPLVDRYICVSDDVLTFSHQAGGLPRQKLQSIGNGVDLARFAVPRIGLANLAIDQNRSLITYVGRLEEQKRHLWLLRLMPPVLEQLPDHDLLIVGDGPQRDQAVRLAAELGLSRRVHFVGWRPDVPAILRASELLVLPSAWEGMPNVVLEAMAAGLPVVATRVEGVASSLGDAAEEQITAPDDSAAFSRQIVKIAGNSALAAELGAANQRRAAEFYGLDAIVRQYEAVYQQLFHKRAERG from the coding sequence TTGAGCAATGCGTTCCGCGGGCAGGTCGTAGTCGTAGTCGGCCGTGCGAGTCATCATGGGAGCGACAGTATATTCAGCCACAACCCAGCGGCGACACTCCGCCGCGCTCCACACCATCCCCATCACCCAACAGGCGCCGCGGCCATTCGCATCGCGTTTTGCATCACCGAACTGCAAACCGGCGGCGCCGAGCGCGCGCTGGTCGAATTGGCCGCGCGCATCGACCGCCAGCAGTTCCAGCCCATTGTCTATTCGCTAGGCCCGCCCCCCCGCCCCCCGCACGACGAATTGCCGGCGCGTCTGGCCGCCGCTGAAGTGCCGGTGGTCTATCTGAATGCCACTAGGCCGTGGCACGCCGCTGGCAGCGTCTGGCGCCTTGCCCGTCACTTCCAGCAGCGGCCTCCCGATGTGGTGCAAACCTTTCTCTTTCACGCCAACTTCATTGGCCGACTGGCGGCGCGACTGGCCGGCGTGCCGCACGTCGTGGCCGGCATTCGCGTGGCCGAGCAGCAACAGCGCTGGCACTTGTGGCTCGATTGGGCCACCAGTCCACTGGTCGACCGCTATATCTGCGTCAGCGACGATGTCCTCACCTTCTCGCACCAGGCGGGCGGCCTGCCGCGGCAAAAGCTGCAATCTATCGGCAATGGCGTCGATCTCGCCCGCTTCGCGGTTCCCCGCATTGGGCTAGCCAACCTGGCCATCGACCAAAATCGCAGTCTAATCACCTATGTTGGTCGTCTGGAGGAGCAAAAACGTCACCTCTGGCTGCTGCGACTCATGCCGCCAGTGCTGGAACAATTGCCAGACCACGATCTGTTGATCGTCGGCGACGGACCCCAACGCGATCAGGCAGTACGCCTCGCCGCCGAACTTGGCCTGAGCCGGCGTGTCCACTTCGTCGGCTGGCGTCCCGATGTGCCCGCAATACTGCGGGCCAGCGAGCTACTGGTACTCCCCTCTGCCTGGGAAGGCATGCCCAACGTCGTGTTGGAAGCAATGGCCGCCGGCCTGCCGGTAGTGGCCACTCGTGTCGAAGGGGTGGCTAGCTCGCTTGGCGACGCCGCCGAGGAGCAAATCACCGCGCCCGATGATTCCGCCGCGTTTTCTCGACAAATCGTGAAAATCGCCGGCAATTCCGCATTAGCGGCCGAACTGGGCGCGGCAAACCAGCGCCGCGCGGCCGAGTTTTACGGGCTCGATGCGATCGTGCGACAGTACGAAGCGGTCTACCAACAGCTCTTCCACAAGCGCGCCGAGCGCGGCTGA
- a CDS encoding DUF1446 domain-containing protein yields the protein MKSIRIGNAAGFLGDNLDAPRQLAEAGGLDYLTLEYLAELTLSILARVREKNPAAGYAGDFLEVLGSLVPALASQPNLKIVTNAGGMNPAACAAAAGRLLAEAGLGETPIGVVTGDDILPRLAELQSAGCAFTNLDTGAPLSQQQQPVSANAYLGARPIVDCLAGGARLVITGRVADASLTVASAVHEFGWRWDDWDRLAGASVAGHIIECGAQATGGFYPHWQGIELGRVGYPIAVLADDGACQITKPVGSGGVVNRETVCEQLVYEIGDPTHYLTPDVDVDFTGVEVSADGVDRARVRGGRGRAAPESYKVSLAYRAGFTASGTLLVYGRDCVAKARECGRIVFEKLRAAGFEYDRQLVECLGAGEGVPGLNRPPADLVEVVLRVSVQDRRREAVERFTKELAPLITAGPAGLAGYAAGRASVRPVFAYWPTLVPKRLIAAETRVATAQQWSQP from the coding sequence TTGAAGTCGATACGCATTGGCAACGCCGCTGGATTTTTGGGGGACAATCTCGACGCGCCGCGGCAGTTGGCCGAGGCGGGCGGGCTAGACTATCTGACGCTCGAATATCTGGCCGAGCTGACGCTGTCGATTCTTGCCCGAGTGCGCGAGAAGAACCCGGCGGCGGGCTACGCGGGGGATTTTTTGGAGGTGCTGGGGAGTCTTGTGCCGGCGCTGGCGTCGCAACCGAACCTGAAGATCGTGACCAACGCCGGCGGGATGAACCCGGCGGCGTGCGCGGCGGCGGCGGGCAGGCTGCTGGCCGAGGCGGGATTGGGCGAGACGCCGATTGGCGTGGTGACCGGCGACGACATCTTGCCGCGCCTGGCCGAGTTGCAATCGGCGGGCTGCGCGTTCACCAACCTTGACACGGGCGCGCCGCTGAGCCAACAGCAGCAACCGGTGAGCGCCAACGCCTATCTGGGGGCGCGACCGATTGTCGATTGCCTGGCTGGCGGCGCGCGGCTGGTCATCACGGGCCGCGTGGCCGACGCCTCGCTGACGGTGGCGTCGGCAGTGCATGAATTTGGCTGGCGGTGGGACGATTGGGATCGGCTGGCCGGGGCGAGCGTGGCGGGGCATATCATCGAGTGCGGCGCGCAGGCGACCGGCGGCTTTTATCCGCACTGGCAAGGGATTGAACTGGGACGCGTGGGCTACCCGATCGCGGTGCTGGCCGACGACGGCGCGTGCCAGATCACCAAGCCGGTCGGGAGCGGCGGCGTGGTGAACCGCGAGACGGTGTGCGAGCAACTGGTGTACGAGATCGGCGACCCGACGCATTATTTGACGCCGGATGTCGATGTCGATTTCACCGGCGTCGAAGTATCGGCCGATGGCGTCGACCGGGCGCGGGTGCGCGGCGGGCGAGGACGCGCGGCGCCAGAGAGTTATAAGGTGTCGCTGGCGTATCGGGCCGGTTTCACGGCGTCGGGGACGCTGCTGGTCTACGGGCGCGACTGCGTGGCGAAGGCGCGGGAGTGTGGCCGGATTGTGTTTGAAAAGCTGCGCGCGGCGGGCTTTGAGTACGACCGGCAACTGGTGGAGTGCCTAGGCGCGGGAGAAGGCGTGCCGGGTTTGAATCGGCCGCCGGCTGATCTTGTGGAGGTGGTGCTGCGGGTGAGCGTGCAAGACCGGCGGCGCGAGGCGGTGGAGCGATTCACCAAGGAACTAGCGCCTTTAATTACGGCGGGGCCGGCGGGCCTGGCGGGTTACGCGGCGGGCCGGGCGAGCGTGCGGCCGGTGTTTGCCTATTGGCCGACGCTCGTGCCGAAGCGCTTGATCGCGGCCGAGACGCGCGTGGCCACGGCCCAACAGTGGAGCCAGCCATGA
- a CDS encoding DUF3037 domain-containing protein, which produces MSAAKTIRLAEIAHARSGDKGNHANVGVIAYTPAGFAYLRRELTAERVGAYFAGLGVTRVERFELAGIGAFNFLLYDALGGGASQSLRIDTQGKLLSTALMEIELPAADNAAAMRRGDG; this is translated from the coding sequence ATGAGCGCGGCGAAGACGATTCGACTGGCCGAGATCGCGCACGCCCGCAGCGGCGACAAGGGGAACCACGCCAACGTGGGCGTGATCGCCTACACGCCGGCGGGGTTTGCTTACTTGCGGAGGGAGCTAACGGCCGAGCGGGTGGGCGCGTATTTCGCAGGGCTGGGGGTGACGCGGGTGGAGCGTTTTGAGTTGGCGGGGATCGGGGCGTTCAACTTCTTGCTGTACGACGCCTTGGGGGGCGGGGCGAGCCAATCGCTGCGGATCGACACGCAGGGCAAGCTCTTGAGCACGGCGCTCATGGAAATTGAGTTGCCGGCAGCCGATAATGCAGCCGCGATGCGTCGAGGGGACGGTTGA
- a CDS encoding formylglycine-generating enzyme family protein, which yields MSRNPTRGLFSMPAALALAVLFVAGFVAPALAVTIPTVPVGNPGNAPDQLWTQTNPTNLLFGSVGYAYRIGTTEVTVGQYTDFLNAVAATDTYALYNTSMGTDLNIAGIARTGSSGSYTYSVIGSANKPVTNVSWGDAARFSNWLNNGQPTGAQGPGTTETGAYTLNGAVTRAALNAVSRNAGATWFIPSESEWYKAAYYEPAAQGGDADNYWLYPTGTNSEPISQAPAGGANSGNFFDPITGYAVTGSTGYSSTQNYLTDAKAYSSAISPSGTYDQGGNVWEWNEALISGSYRGLRGGSWSSYAFYLQSSIRNYENPTTEGRSFGFRVATVPEPAALIYAASGMAIIFVALGRRRRRAP from the coding sequence ATGTCTCGAAATCCAACGCGCGGCCTTTTCTCGATGCCCGCAGCTCTTGCGCTCGCTGTTCTGTTCGTCGCGGGCTTCGTCGCCCCCGCCCTCGCCGTGACGATTCCCACCGTGCCGGTCGGCAACCCGGGCAACGCGCCCGACCAACTCTGGACGCAGACCAATCCCACGAATCTTCTATTCGGCTCGGTCGGCTACGCCTACCGCATCGGCACGACCGAGGTGACGGTCGGTCAGTACACCGACTTTCTCAATGCGGTCGCTGCCACCGACACCTACGCCCTCTACAACACGTCGATGGGCACGGACCTCAATATCGCCGGCATCGCGCGCACGGGTTCGTCGGGCAGTTACACTTACAGCGTCATCGGCTCAGCCAACAAGCCGGTGACCAATGTGAGTTGGGGCGACGCGGCCAGATTCTCGAACTGGCTGAACAACGGCCAGCCGACGGGTGCCCAAGGGCCGGGCACGACCGAGACCGGCGCGTACACACTGAATGGCGCCGTCACTCGAGCAGCCTTGAACGCCGTATCGCGCAATGCGGGTGCCACGTGGTTCATTCCCAGCGAAAGCGAGTGGTACAAGGCGGCCTATTATGAGCCGGCCGCGCAAGGGGGTGACGCGGACAATTACTGGCTCTATCCGACCGGCACCAACAGCGAGCCGATCTCGCAGGCGCCCGCCGGCGGCGCCAACAGCGGCAATTTCTTTGACCCCATCACTGGTTATGCCGTTACGGGTTCCACGGGCTACAGCAGCACTCAGAACTATTTGACCGATGCGAAAGCGTACAGTTCCGCGATAAGCCCCTCCGGCACCTACGATCAGGGTGGCAACGTGTGGGAGTGGAACGAAGCGTTGATCAGCGGGTCGTATCGGGGTTTGCGTGGTGGTTCGTGGAGCAGCTACGCATTCTACTTGCAGTCCTCGATCCGGAACTACGAAAACCCGACGACCGAGGGCCGCAGTTTCGGGTTCCGTGTGGCAACCGTCCCCGAGCCGGCGGCGCTGATCTATGCCGCCAGCGGCATGGCGATAATCTTCGTGGCGCTAGGACGCCGGCGGCGGCGAGCACCTTAG
- the queA gene encoding tRNA preQ1(34) S-adenosylmethionine ribosyltransferase-isomerase QueA has product MTRTADYDYDLPAERIAQFPLPNRADARLLVVDRQAGTLEHRHVRDLPELLRPGDCLVLNDTKVAPARLVGRRALTGGRWEGLFLSVEASGAWRLLGRTRGKIQPGEEVILQRSDGGDAFALRLVERQADGVWLAEPKLPGATWELLEQAGRTPLPCYIRHGVGREGDIGRYQTVYAQTLGSSAAPTAGLHLTTQLLDRLRGVGVMTARVTLHVGLDTFRPIKADQVEEHPLHSEWCAVSGEAAAAIGAARAAGGRVVAVGTTSVRTLETVAADGAPRAWEGNTRLFVRPGYRFAIVDGLMTNFHLPRSSLLVLVRTFGGDELIRRAYDEAIREEYRFYSYGDAMLIL; this is encoded by the coding sequence ATGACTCGCACGGCCGACTACGACTACGACCTGCCCGCGGAACGCATTGCTCAATTCCCGCTGCCGAACCGGGCGGACGCCCGGCTGTTGGTGGTGGATCGGCAGGCCGGGACGCTTGAGCATCGGCACGTGCGCGACCTGCCCGAGCTATTGCGGCCGGGGGACTGCCTGGTGCTGAACGACACCAAGGTGGCGCCGGCGCGGTTGGTGGGGCGGCGGGCGCTGACCGGGGGGCGCTGGGAGGGGCTGTTTCTGTCGGTGGAGGCGAGCGGCGCCTGGCGGCTATTGGGGCGCACGCGGGGAAAGATACAGCCGGGCGAAGAGGTGATTCTGCAGCGGTCCGACGGCGGCGACGCCTTCGCACTGCGGCTTGTGGAGCGACAGGCCGACGGCGTGTGGCTGGCGGAGCCGAAGTTGCCGGGCGCGACCTGGGAACTGTTGGAGCAGGCTGGTCGAACGCCACTGCCGTGCTACATTCGCCACGGCGTGGGACGCGAGGGGGACATTGGCCGGTATCAAACGGTCTATGCACAGACACTAGGTTCGTCGGCGGCGCCAACGGCGGGGCTGCATCTGACGACGCAGTTATTGGATCGGCTGCGCGGCGTGGGGGTGATGACTGCCCGCGTGACGCTGCATGTGGGGTTGGACACGTTCCGCCCGATCAAGGCCGACCAGGTGGAAGAGCATCCGCTGCATTCGGAATGGTGCGCGGTGAGCGGCGAAGCGGCGGCGGCCATTGGCGCGGCGCGCGCGGCGGGCGGACGCGTGGTGGCGGTGGGGACGACGAGCGTGCGCACCTTGGAGACCGTCGCAGCCGACGGCGCGCCGCGCGCATGGGAGGGGAACACGCGACTCTTTGTGCGGCCGGGGTATCGGTTCGCCATCGTGGATGGGCTAATGACGAACTTTCATCTGCCGCGTTCGTCGCTATTGGTGCTGGTGCGGACGTTTGGCGGGGACGAGTTGATCCGGCGCGCGTATGACGAGGCGATTCGCGAGGAATACCGCTTTTACAGCTATGGCGACGCGATGTTGATTTTGTAG
- a CDS encoding AMP-binding protein, giving the protein MRYNLGAALTSGHVDAGRGDRVCLYWENSAGQRRQFTYAEMDELSNRCAAALAALGVTRGDRVLLRLPNLPEFYIAALGVAKLGGVFIPSSTQFRQSEVEYRLRDSGAVAVVTTGALAAAIVESRAACPALRHLITVDGADGAAGALDFWTLLDGAAPRFEAADTADDDLAFIAYTSGTTGDPKGVVHLQRYPISYEALIRLWHDYRDDDVVACPAELGWLLPVASTFLYAMRAGVSIVLYHPTDGRFRAGAWFDLIARYGITNFVGTPTIYRMLIADSAIDAANLRSLRHGVSAGEPLPPDTLAAVQARLGFAPLDGIGMSECMVYCFNRVGEEVVPGSCGRPGPDCEIRLLDDDLREVGVGESGVLCVRRDSHPGMMKEYWNKPAQTAEIFRGPWYYSGDVLTRDAAGRYWFQGRNDDVIKASGYRISPFEVESCLLEHPAVLEAAAVAADDRVRGSVVKGVIVLREGHAASERLAAEIQEFVKSRIAGYKYPRQIEFVTELPKTASGKIKRRMLRESG; this is encoded by the coding sequence ATGCGATACAACCTGGGGGCGGCGCTGACCAGCGGGCATGTCGATGCGGGGCGCGGCGACCGTGTGTGCCTGTATTGGGAGAACTCGGCGGGCCAGCGGCGGCAGTTCACCTACGCCGAGATGGACGAGCTTTCCAACCGCTGCGCCGCGGCGCTGGCCGCGCTGGGTGTGACGCGGGGCGACCGCGTGCTGCTGCGGTTGCCGAACCTGCCGGAGTTCTACATTGCGGCGCTGGGAGTGGCGAAGCTGGGGGGCGTGTTCATTCCGTCGAGCACGCAGTTTCGGCAAAGCGAGGTGGAGTATCGCCTGCGCGACTCGGGCGCGGTGGCGGTGGTCACCACCGGCGCGCTGGCGGCGGCGATTGTCGAATCGCGCGCGGCGTGCCCGGCGCTACGACACTTGATTACGGTGGATGGGGCGGACGGCGCGGCGGGCGCGCTCGACTTTTGGACGTTGCTCGACGGCGCGGCGCCGCGATTTGAAGCGGCCGACACGGCCGACGACGACTTGGCCTTCATCGCTTATACCAGCGGCACCACCGGCGACCCCAAAGGGGTAGTGCATTTGCAGCGGTACCCAATCTCTTACGAAGCGTTGATTCGGCTGTGGCACGACTACCGCGACGACGACGTGGTGGCCTGCCCTGCCGAGTTGGGCTGGCTGCTGCCGGTGGCCTCGACCTTTCTGTACGCGATGCGGGCCGGGGTGTCGATTGTGCTGTATCACCCAACCGACGGGCGATTTCGCGCCGGGGCGTGGTTCGATTTGATCGCGCGATATGGCATCACCAATTTTGTGGGAACGCCGACGATCTATCGCATGTTGATCGCCGACTCGGCGATTGACGCGGCGAATTTGCGTTCGCTGCGGCATGGCGTGAGCGCGGGAGAACCGTTGCCGCCCGATACGTTGGCGGCGGTGCAGGCGCGGCTGGGGTTTGCGCCGCTGGACGGCATCGGCATGAGCGAGTGCATGGTGTATTGCTTCAACCGCGTGGGGGAGGAGGTTGTGCCCGGCAGTTGCGGCAGGCCGGGGCCGGACTGCGAGATTCGGCTGTTGGACGACGACCTGCGCGAGGTGGGCGTGGGGGAGTCCGGCGTGTTGTGCGTGCGGCGCGATTCGCACCCCGGCATGATGAAGGAGTATTGGAACAAGCCGGCGCAGACGGCGGAGATTTTTCGCGGGCCGTGGTACTACTCGGGCGACGTGCTGACGCGCGACGCGGCGGGGCGGTATTGGTTTCAGGGGCGCAACGACGACGTAATCAAGGCGAGCGGGTATCGCATTTCGCCGTTCGAGGTGGAGAGCTGCTTGCTCGAACATCCGGCGGTGCTGGAAGCGGCGGCGGTGGCGGCCGACGATCGAGTGCGCGGCTCGGTGGTGAAGGGGGTGATCGTGCTGCGCGAGGGGCACGCGGCTAGCGAGCGGTTGGCGGCGGAGATTCAGGAGTTCGTCAAGTCGCGGATCGCGGGGTACAAGTATCCGCGGCAGATCGAGTTTGTGACGGAACTGCCGAAGACGGCGAGCGGCAAGATCAAGCGGAGAATGCTGAGGGAAAGTGGCTAG
- a CDS encoding heme-binding protein, whose translation MSRAHWLLFALIVSLVAMPSATAQTKSAAQTESPAPLVTTGRTLLHLAGAETILDAAKQKAAEMKLKLNIAIVDDGGHLLAFARMDGARPASGATALTKAVSAATFRQPTGTLPAGGEPNVHLSLAIQHAALASGAKITTLKGGVPIVVADQVIGAVGIGGGTGEQDAEVAKAAIQVLLDRLAAKP comes from the coding sequence ATGTCGCGTGCTCACTGGCTGCTCTTTGCGCTCATCGTCTCGCTCGTCGCCATGCCGTCCGCGACCGCGCAAACAAAATCGGCCGCGCAGACAGAATCCCCCGCGCCGCTGGTGACCACCGGCCGCACGCTGCTCCATCTCGCCGGCGCCGAAACCATCCTCGACGCCGCCAAACAAAAGGCCGCCGAGATGAAGCTCAAGCTCAACATCGCCATCGTCGACGACGGAGGGCATTTGCTCGCCTTCGCCCGCATGGATGGCGCCCGGCCGGCCAGCGGCGCCACCGCGCTCACCAAGGCGGTCTCGGCCGCCACCTTCCGCCAGCCGACCGGCACGCTGCCGGCAGGTGGCGAGCCCAACGTACACCTGAGTCTCGCCATTCAGCACGCGGCGCTGGCCAGCGGCGCCAAGATCACCACCCTCAAAGGAGGCGTGCCAATCGTCGTCGCCGATCAGGTCATCGGCGCCGTCGGCATCGGCGGTGGCACGGGCGAGCAAGATGCCGAGGTCGCCAAAGCGGCCATCCAAGTGCTGCTCGATCGGCTGGCGGCTAAACCGTAA
- the rsmH gene encoding 16S rRNA (cytosine(1402)-N(4))-methyltransferase RsmH has translation MSTSQSQHVSVLTAEVLTQLELAPGQIVLDGTLGGGGHARAILERIGPSGLLVAFDRDPAAIERAASWSAGMPVRFCQTNFCDAPEALDQLNIDRLDGVILDLGLSSDQLADRERGFSFQSEGPLDLRFNPHEGEPASRLVNRLSEAHLADLIYHYGEDRLSRRIAREIVAARRARPIETAAELADVVRRAVPRSRDSERIDPATRTFQALRIAVNEELKSLEIALRRLPDRLRPGGRLAIISFHSLEDRRVKEAFRDDPRLAVITKKPLRPADDELARNPRARSAKLRVASRRATD, from the coding sequence ATGTCGACTTCGCAATCGCAACACGTTTCTGTCCTCACGGCCGAGGTGCTTACGCAGCTCGAGCTCGCCCCCGGACAAATCGTGCTCGATGGCACGCTCGGCGGCGGTGGACATGCCCGCGCCATCCTCGAGCGGATCGGACCCTCCGGTTTGCTCGTGGCGTTCGACCGCGATCCCGCGGCAATCGAACGCGCCGCAAGCTGGTCGGCGGGCATGCCGGTGCGGTTCTGTCAGACCAACTTTTGCGATGCGCCGGAGGCGCTTGACCAACTCAACATCGATCGGCTCGACGGAGTAATCCTCGATCTCGGACTCTCCAGCGACCAGCTTGCCGACCGCGAGCGAGGCTTCAGTTTTCAAAGCGAAGGACCGCTTGATTTGAGATTCAATCCCCACGAAGGCGAGCCCGCCTCGCGCCTGGTGAATCGGCTGAGCGAGGCCCACCTGGCCGATCTCATCTATCACTATGGCGAGGACCGCCTCAGCCGCCGTATCGCCCGCGAGATCGTCGCCGCGCGCCGCGCGCGCCCCATCGAAACCGCCGCCGAACTGGCCGACGTGGTGCGCCGCGCCGTCCCGCGCTCGCGCGATAGCGAGCGCATCGACCCCGCCACCCGCACCTTCCAGGCCTTGCGCATCGCCGTCAACGAAGAACTCAAATCGCTGGAAATCGCCCTGCGCCGTCTGCCAGACCGGCTGCGGCCGGGCGGGCGCCTGGCCATCATCAGCTTTCATTCGCTGGAAGATCGCCGCGTGAAGGAAGCATTTCGCGACGATCCGCGCTTAGCTGTCATCACCAAAAAACCGCTGCGTCCCGCCGACGACGAACTGGCGCGAAACCCCCGCGCCCGTAGCGCCAAGCTGCGCGTCGCGAGTCGCCGCGCCACCGACTAA
- a CDS encoding DegT/DnrJ/EryC1/StrS family aminotransferase, producing the protein MNAAIGRIAPCPIGAVCLPMIPFHNLRPLAERLAPQLQAASQRVLASGWYVLGPEVEAFEHAWANYLGVSHAVGVANGTDAIELALRAADIGPGDEVITVAHTAVATVCGIERAGARPVLVDIDAATYTMDPAAAAAAITPRTRAILPVHLYGQPADMTALTALADRHDLTLIEDCAQAHGARWRDRPVGTFGDLATFSFYPTKNLSAAGDAGAVVTNYAPTAQRLRQLRSYGQVNRDSSARRGVNSRLDELQAAILLAKLPYLDQHNSERRELAAEYDALLRDAVSTPHVAADARHVYHLYVVRSPERDRLRDELARQGIGTLVHYPLPAHLQPAYADLGYESGSLPVTELAAREILSLPLYIGLSPGQLETVATAVRSTLAEALP; encoded by the coding sequence ATGAATGCGGCAATTGGCCGCATTGCTCCGTGCCCGATTGGCGCCGTGTGCTTGCCTATGATCCCGTTTCACAACCTCCGTCCGCTCGCCGAGCGGCTTGCGCCCCAGTTGCAGGCAGCCAGCCAGCGCGTGCTGGCCAGTGGCTGGTACGTGCTAGGGCCAGAAGTCGAAGCGTTTGAACACGCCTGGGCAAATTACCTCGGCGTCTCGCATGCGGTGGGTGTGGCCAACGGCACCGACGCCATCGAACTGGCGTTGCGCGCCGCCGATATCGGACCCGGCGACGAGGTCATTACCGTGGCGCATACGGCGGTCGCCACCGTTTGCGGCATCGAACGCGCCGGCGCGCGACCGGTGTTGGTCGATATCGACGCCGCGACCTATACCATGGACCCGGCGGCCGCCGCGGCCGCCATCACCCCCCGCACCCGCGCGATCTTGCCGGTCCATTTATATGGTCAACCCGCCGACATGACCGCGCTCACCGCGCTGGCCGACCGGCACGATCTGACGCTGATCGAAGATTGCGCGCAGGCGCACGGCGCCCGCTGGCGCGATCGGCCGGTGGGCACGTTCGGCGACCTGGCGACCTTCAGCTTTTACCCCACCAAGAACCTGTCCGCCGCCGGAGACGCTGGCGCCGTGGTCACCAACTACGCGCCCACGGCCCAGCGCTTGCGGCAACTGCGCAGCTATGGGCAAGTCAATCGCGATTCGTCGGCGCGGCGCGGCGTCAACAGCCGGCTCGACGAACTGCAAGCGGCGATCTTGCTCGCCAAGCTTCCTTATCTCGACCAGCACAACAGTGAGCGGCGCGAACTCGCGGCCGAGTACGACGCCTTACTGCGCGACGCCGTCAGCACCCCGCACGTCGCCGCCGACGCGCGGCACGTCTATCATCTCTATGTCGTCCGCTCGCCAGAGCGCGATCGACTGCGCGACGAGCTTGCCCGCCAAGGCATCGGCACGCTCGTCCACTATCCGCTCCCTGCGCATCTGCAACCTGCCTACGCCGATCTGGGTTATGAATCTGGATCGCTGCCGGTCACGGAACTAGCCGCTCGCGAGATACTCTCGCTGCCGCTCTATATCGGCCTTTCCCCCGGGCAACTCGAAACGGTGGCGACCGCCGTCCGCTCCACGCTGGCGGAGGCCTTGCCATGA
- a CDS encoding enoyl-CoA hydratase/isomerase family protein: protein MSEPLVKVQVHDEAGTILLNRADKRNALSRELVAELDQAIEDLHLERRVRAVIITGAGTAFCAGLDLVEMHETAQLPSARTQWETDSLAYRDLLEKMLRFPKPLIAAVNGPAMAGGAGLVLACDIVVAAHEARFGLPEPMRGIAAAAVAPLLSFRVGAGPAAFLLTTAGVISAERAHHLNIYHELVDQHWCWARAKELAAHCAKCAPTALQLNKKMLNETIGEEMLRQLTSGAAMSASSRTTEAAVEGLKAFREKREPNWE, encoded by the coding sequence ATGAGCGAACCACTGGTCAAGGTACAGGTTCACGACGAGGCGGGAACCATTCTGCTCAACCGCGCCGACAAGCGCAACGCGCTGAGCCGCGAGTTGGTCGCTGAGCTCGATCAGGCGATCGAAGATTTACACCTGGAGCGCCGCGTGCGGGCGGTGATCATCACCGGCGCGGGGACCGCGTTTTGCGCGGGGCTCGACCTGGTGGAGATGCATGAGACGGCGCAGCTACCGAGCGCGCGGACCCAGTGGGAAACCGACTCGCTGGCGTATCGCGACCTGCTGGAAAAGATGTTGCGCTTTCCCAAGCCGCTGATCGCGGCGGTCAATGGTCCGGCGATGGCGGGGGGCGCGGGACTGGTGCTGGCGTGCGATATAGTGGTGGCGGCGCACGAGGCGCGATTTGGATTGCCCGAGCCGATGCGGGGGATTGCCGCGGCGGCGGTGGCGCCCTTGTTGTCGTTTCGAGTGGGGGCGGGTCCGGCGGCGTTTTTGCTGACGACGGCGGGGGTGATTAGCGCCGAGCGGGCGCATCACTTGAACATCTATCACGAACTGGTGGACCAGCATTGGTGCTGGGCGCGGGCGAAGGAATTGGCGGCGCACTGCGCCAAGTGCGCGCCGACGGCGCTACAGCTCAACAAAAAGATGTTGAACGAGACGATCGGAGAGGAGATGCTGCGGCAACTCACCAGCGGCGCGGCGATGAGCGCGTCGTCGCGGACCACCGAGGCGGCCGTCGAAGGGTTGAAGGCGTTTCGCGAGAAGCGCGAGCCGAATTGGGAGTGA